Proteins encoded within one genomic window of Spirulina major PCC 6313:
- a CDS encoding ATP-dependent 6-phosphofructokinase, whose translation MTEHKRIGILTSGGDCAGLNTIIRAVVKHATAHYGWDVIGIKGATNGLMQRPPQIMPLKLHKVDPLRTQGGTILGTTNKGNPFAFPMPDGTLKNRSEEIIAGYHQLNLDALIGIGGDGSLAILRKLAQQGGINLIGIPKTIDNDVGETELSIGFSTAVDIATDALDRLHFTAASHDRVMILEVMGRDAGHIALNAGIAGGAHVILIPEIPYRLEAICNTIRERQANGFNFSVVIVSEAVCNAEGETLQKIEQFGECRLGGIGQYLANAITQHTNAETRVTVLGHIQRGGIPSPTDRVLASAFGVGAVDLIADGKSDMMVTWKDHQVMGVPILDAIKTYRTIDLQDTLVSTARGLGICLGDR comes from the coding sequence ATGACAGAACACAAACGCATCGGTATCCTAACCAGCGGGGGTGACTGTGCAGGCTTAAACACCATCATTCGTGCTGTTGTGAAGCATGCCACAGCCCACTATGGTTGGGATGTCATTGGGATTAAAGGCGCAACCAACGGACTCATGCAGCGCCCCCCCCAGATCATGCCCCTCAAACTCCACAAAGTCGATCCCCTCCGTACCCAAGGCGGTACTATCCTCGGCACCACCAACAAAGGCAACCCCTTTGCCTTTCCCATGCCGGACGGAACCCTAAAAAACCGCTCCGAAGAAATCATTGCAGGTTATCACCAACTGAATCTTGATGCCCTGATTGGCATTGGTGGCGACGGCAGCCTCGCAATTCTCAGGAAACTTGCGCAACAGGGTGGCATTAACCTGATCGGCATCCCCAAAACCATTGACAATGACGTGGGCGAAACCGAACTCTCCATCGGGTTTAGCACCGCTGTAGACATCGCCACCGATGCCCTCGATCGCCTCCACTTCACCGCCGCTAGTCACGATCGCGTCATGATCCTCGAAGTTATGGGGCGGGATGCGGGCCACATCGCCCTCAATGCCGGGATTGCCGGGGGGGCTCACGTTATTTTGATTCCGGAAATTCCCTACAGACTCGAAGCCATCTGTAATACCATCCGCGAACGGCAAGCAAACGGGTTTAATTTTTCCGTGGTGATTGTGTCTGAAGCAGTTTGTAATGCCGAAGGGGAAACACTCCAGAAAATCGAGCAGTTCGGCGAATGTCGCCTCGGTGGGATTGGTCAATATCTAGCCAACGCCATCACCCAGCACACCAACGCCGAAACTCGCGTTACCGTCCTCGGCCATATTCAACGGGGCGGCATCCCCTCCCCCACCGATCGCGTTCTCGCCTCTGCCTTCGGGGTGGGCGCAGTGGATCTGATTGCTGACGGCAAATCGGACATGATGGTGACCTGGAAAGATCACCAAGTCATGGGCGTTCCTATCCTGGATGCGATCAAGACCTACCGCACTATTGACCTCCAAGACACCCTTGTGTCCACAGCGCGGGGGTTGGGGATTTGTCTCGGCGATCGCTAA
- a CDS encoding gamma-glutamylcyclotransferase: MSEPTFDYFAYGSCMCPVDLKRSLGEPMHPYVLGPATLSGYRLGFNRRSQRRNCGVLDVVPDPNHHVIGVLYRLPWRLSDRLDQREEIPTQGYRHEFISVEHKGQRVDNVRTYVVVHKLSAELAPNDWYFNVVLRGAVTCGLPEYYCWQLFSQMRSLQQQQPPIQLAA, encoded by the coding sequence ATGAGTGAGCCAACCTTTGATTATTTTGCCTATGGATCTTGCATGTGTCCGGTGGATTTGAAGCGATCGCTCGGTGAACCCATGCATCCCTACGTCCTTGGCCCCGCCACCCTATCGGGCTATCGTTTGGGGTTTAATCGTCGCTCCCAACGGCGGAATTGCGGGGTGTTGGATGTGGTTCCTGATCCCAACCATCACGTGATTGGGGTGCTGTATCGCCTGCCCTGGCGGTTGAGCGATCGCCTTGATCAGCGCGAAGAAATCCCCACCCAGGGCTATCGCCATGAATTCATCAGCGTTGAACACAAAGGCCAACGGGTGGACAATGTGCGCACCTATGTCGTTGTCCACAAACTCAGTGCCGAACTTGCCCCCAATGATTGGTATTTCAACGTTGTGCTGCGTGGCGCGGTCACCTGTGGCCTGCCGGAGTATTACTGTTGGCAACTGTTTAGCCAGATGCGATCGCTCCAACAGCAGCAACCCCCGATCCAACTTGCCGCCTAA
- a CDS encoding glycosyltransferase family 4 protein, with protein MRILMLSATFPYPPTQGGTQVRTFNLLRYLGDRHTITLATQRAPGTTPAEIAALRDHVAELQVFKQPPAPTATMTAKLGRFAQSWLTGIPAHVRSNCAAPMAAWVADQVESGVFDVVTCEHSGNEVYVRPGWQHRLRTVVNIHSSLSATCRQQLVMGTAEQDWRDRLNLPLLERYEHHFCHKFSELVVTTPEDRAHFETLSPGSSMTVIPNGVDLDLFPVRQADPGGTTLIFCGAMDNQPNIDAAQFLCREILPAVRQRLPEITVQLVGARPVAAVQGLGALPGVTVTGKVPSMAIALQEATVCVIPMRSGFGIKNKTLEAMAAGVPVVGSDRALEGLTADPHAALRANTVEEFVTAITALLQHPEQRRAIAAAGRALIEREFTWAVAGARYEAVLTGTSGSP; from the coding sequence ATGCGAATTTTGATGCTTTCCGCGACGTTTCCCTATCCCCCCACCCAGGGGGGAACTCAGGTCCGCACGTTCAATCTGTTGCGGTATTTGGGCGATCGCCACACCATCACCCTCGCCACCCAACGCGCTCCCGGCACAACCCCCGCAGAGATTGCGGCGTTGCGGGATCATGTTGCCGAGTTGCAGGTGTTTAAGCAGCCCCCTGCCCCCACGGCCACGATGACCGCCAAACTGGGCCGCTTTGCCCAGAGTTGGCTGACGGGGATTCCCGCCCATGTGCGGAGTAATTGCGCGGCTCCGATGGCGGCTTGGGTGGCGGATCAGGTGGAGTCCGGGGTGTTTGATGTGGTGACCTGCGAGCATAGTGGCAATGAAGTGTATGTGCGCCCAGGCTGGCAGCATCGGCTACGGACGGTGGTGAATATTCACAGTTCCCTATCGGCAACCTGTCGGCAACAGTTGGTGATGGGAACGGCGGAACAGGACTGGCGCGATCGCCTCAACCTCCCCCTCTTAGAACGCTACGAACACCATTTTTGTCACAAGTTTTCCGAACTAGTGGTGACGACCCCAGAGGATCGCGCCCACTTTGAAACCCTCAGCCCCGGCTCATCAATGACGGTGATTCCCAACGGTGTGGATCTCGATCTGTTTCCCGTGCGACAGGCTGATCCGGGGGGAACAACCTTGATTTTCTGTGGGGCAATGGACAATCAACCCAATATCGACGCGGCACAATTTCTCTGCCGGGAGATTTTGCCAGCGGTGCGGCAACGGTTGCCGGAGATCACAGTGCAGTTGGTGGGGGCGCGGCCGGTGGCGGCGGTGCAAGGGTTGGGGGCGTTGCCGGGGGTGACGGTGACGGGAAAAGTCCCCTCGATGGCGATCGCATTGCAGGAGGCGACGGTCTGCGTGATTCCGATGCGCAGCGGGTTCGGGATTAAAAATAAAACCCTGGAGGCGATGGCGGCGGGGGTTCCGGTGGTGGGGAGCGATCGCGCCCTCGAAGGCCTCACGGCTGATCCCCATGCCGCGCTTCGGGCCAACACAGTGGAAGAGTTCGTCACCGCCATTACAGCGTTGTTGCAGCATCCGGAGCAGCGGAGAGCGATCGCCGCTGCCGGTCGCGCCTTGATTGAGCGAGAGTTCACCTGGGCGGTGGCGGGCGCACGCTATGAAGCGGTTTTAACCGGAACGTCTGGATCGCCCTAA
- a CDS encoding glycosyltransferase family 2 protein: MPTVSVCIPTYNRAELLRIAIESVLEQSYQDWELIICDDGSSEPTPTLMAQYTADPRIQYLRHPQNIGKSNNMRSGFFAATGQYFLKFDDDDRLTPDFLSHTIAVLESHPQVDFVGTDHWIIGADNQRHLDLTEENSRRWGRATLPPGIVKNLLVTVFEKQSFQVGATLFRTRVLKEVDFMRPGLTNCEDNDLFVRLALAEKTAYYLPERLMEYRRHPEQNTLGRAVVYLRDKCAYLEAFQFDSDKLEAVRRSRLDETRLLLGLRLIETGETQSGQDLLTQVPPSPKAAIGQVLSYVPQSLRPTCFNLLRQLRG, from the coding sequence GTGCCGACTGTCAGCGTTTGCATTCCGACCTATAACCGCGCCGAATTGCTGCGCATCGCCATCGAAAGCGTTCTAGAGCAATCCTATCAAGATTGGGAACTGATCATTTGTGACGACGGCTCCTCAGAACCCACCCCCACCCTGATGGCACAATACACCGCCGATCCTCGGATTCAGTACCTCCGTCATCCCCAAAACATCGGCAAAAGCAACAATATGCGCTCCGGTTTTTTCGCCGCCACGGGGCAATATTTCCTTAAATTTGACGATGACGATCGCCTCACTCCTGATTTTTTAAGCCACACGATCGCCGTTTTAGAGTCCCATCCCCAAGTAGATTTTGTCGGCACGGATCACTGGATTATTGGCGCAGACAATCAGCGTCATCTTGATTTGACTGAGGAAAATTCGCGCCGCTGGGGGCGGGCCACCCTACCGCCAGGGATTGTTAAAAATCTCCTCGTTACCGTGTTTGAAAAACAAAGCTTTCAAGTGGGGGCAACTTTATTTCGCACCAGGGTATTAAAAGAAGTCGATTTTATGCGACCCGGCTTAACCAATTGCGAAGATAATGATCTCTTTGTACGGTTGGCATTGGCGGAAAAAACGGCTTACTATTTACCGGAACGTTTGATGGAGTATCGTCGTCATCCCGAACAAAATACCCTAGGGCGGGCGGTGGTCTATCTGCGGGATAAATGTGCGTATTTAGAGGCGTTTCAATTTGACAGTGATAAGCTCGAAGCAGTGCGGCGATCGCGCCTTGATGAAACCCGCTTACTCTTAGGCTTACGCCTGATCGAAACCGGCGAAACCCAGAGCGGGCAGGATTTATTAACCCAAGTCCCCCCCTCCCCTAAGGCTGCGATCGGTCAGGTTCTATCCTATGTTCCCCAATCGTTACGCCCCACTTGTTTCAATCTGTTGCGGCAATTACGGGGGTAA
- a CDS encoding LmeA family phospholipid-binding protein: protein MEFLTVLLAGLIAGIAPTGFILDTVIERQLQNRLPGSDEIVVRIDNTPSYQVLGGNVDRIRLATEGLQLRPYLRVREFDLETDPVSVNLKQLQQGGNPRQSLRSPLTLGTRLVLDEADINAALAAPEFRERLQGLVTRLSGSLPGNQTYTLQALTVDFQASGRMAIAATVQSPTATLLVEFAAGLAVIDGTQVEFTDPTISLNGGRLSPFVEAIVEENLQNRINLESLDPQGILARILQLEVESETLTLAGVVRISPQ from the coding sequence ATGGAATTTTTAACAGTTTTATTGGCGGGCTTGATTGCAGGAATTGCGCCGACGGGATTTATTTTAGATACGGTAATTGAGCGGCAATTGCAGAATCGTTTACCGGGTAGTGATGAAATTGTCGTGCGGATTGATAACACCCCTAGTTATCAAGTATTGGGTGGAAACGTGGATCGAATTCGGTTGGCAACGGAGGGGTTACAGTTGCGGCCCTATTTGCGGGTGAGGGAATTTGATCTTGAAACTGATCCGGTGTCGGTGAATTTGAAGCAGTTGCAACAGGGGGGCAATCCGCGCCAGAGTTTACGATCGCCCCTCACCCTCGGCACGCGCTTGGTCTTGGATGAAGCGGATATTAATGCGGCGTTGGCGGCTCCGGAATTTCGGGAACGCTTACAGGGACTCGTGACCCGGTTGAGTGGTAGTTTGCCGGGGAATCAAACCTACACCCTGCAAGCCTTGACGGTGGATTTTCAAGCGTCGGGGCGGATGGCGATCGCGGCGACGGTGCAATCTCCCACCGCCACCCTCCTGGTGGAATTTGCCGCCGGGCTGGCCGTGATTGATGGCACACAGGTGGAATTTACCGACCCGACGATTAGCCTCAATGGGGGGCGTTTGTCGCCGTTTGTCGAAGCGATCGTGGAAGAAAACCTGCAAAACCGGATTAATTTAGAGTCCCTCGACCCCCAGGGCATCCTAGCTCGCATCCTACAATTGGAAGTAGAGTCCGAAACCCTCACCCTTGCCGGTGTTGTTCGGATTAGCCCTCAGTAA
- a CDS encoding GerMN domain-containing protein, whose protein sequence is MLLPRSFNHWLIVAIAASAITLGSCTDSPSGEPAAEPDPEPTPTETVETPADEAEPDAPPADADDNADAGTEDPGAAIAPANAPNNAPKFDPDLTVSTTDAAVYWLDTNSNTLELVEAPLETTAKSEANLDIVLTAALEALLDGPDAETHSTTIPVSTRLEGVEVKNDGVHINLSTDFTNGGGTMSMTGRVAQILYTASSIDANTPVWLSVESEPLEVLGGEGLLIRQPLTRATFEEDFQ, encoded by the coding sequence ATGCTGTTGCCCCGTTCCTTTAACCACTGGCTCATTGTTGCGATCGCAGCGAGTGCGATCACCTTGGGCAGTTGTACCGATTCCCCCTCTGGTGAACCTGCCGCCGAACCTGACCCCGAACCCACCCCCACCGAAACCGTCGAAACGCCCGCCGACGAAGCGGAACCGGATGCACCCCCCGCCGATGCAGATGACAACGCCGACGCAGGCACAGAAGATCCGGGGGCTGCGATCGCCCCCGCCAATGCCCCCAACAACGCCCCGAAATTTGACCCCGATCTTACCGTCAGCACCACCGATGCCGCCGTCTATTGGCTTGATACCAACAGCAACACCCTAGAACTCGTCGAAGCCCCCCTCGAAACCACCGCCAAATCCGAAGCGAATCTCGATATCGTCCTCACCGCCGCCCTCGAAGCCCTCCTCGATGGCCCCGATGCGGAAACCCACAGCACCACAATCCCGGTAAGCACCCGCCTTGAAGGTGTAGAGGTGAAAAACGACGGCGTTCACATCAACCTTTCCACAGATTTCACCAACGGCGGCGGCACGATGTCCATGACCGGGCGCGTCGCTCAAATTCTCTACACCGCCAGCAGCATTGATGCGAATACGCCCGTGTGGTTATCGGTGGAGTCTGAACCCTTAGAGGTGCTCGGCGGTGAGGGTTTGTTGATTCGGCAACCGTTGACCCGCGCTACCTTTGAAGAAGATTTTCAGTAG
- a CDS encoding CHAT domain-containing protein, with product MNQRRCLHPSRTVGFGLMLSLMMVGGTAIAPSHGQSGNQSDVTAPNPVNVMPAIDTEDPQVQEFTNTNTLSEQVDRVAYETKIQQISTTEAVQLLEEYQAFEFCNLLDLDRCGEVPSLETILNTLYTTWQETNNKTALIYVVQLPTALQLVAITPPTTPITNTSTLQQKISSVQSITIPVETRAQVVELTRTLRRNITNRRLSSDQYTRPATALYDLLIAPLKPILDDQDIEHLLFSLDQDLRLLPLAALYDGEEFLIEQYGVGIIPSFGLVDTGYQDIRSQSLLAMGASKFTQNSDLPAVDLELDFITRLGWQHQLFKDEQFTVANFMAANQANQFGLIHLATHAEFNPANPQPAYLQFADRTVSFTELRELVRSLGWIDSAYPTVELLILSACETAVGDRASELGFAGLAVQLGVKSALASLWRVSDLGTLALMSEYYLQLRQTPIKSQALRQAQINLLRGQVRLTADTLILSNGQRLPLPPRLQLEARQDLQHPMIWSGFQLVGYWN from the coding sequence ATGAACCAGCGTCGATGTTTGCACCCGTCCCGTACCGTGGGGTTTGGACTCATGCTGAGTCTGATGATGGTGGGTGGGACTGCGATCGCCCCTAGCCACGGCCAATCCGGCAATCAATCCGACGTGACCGCTCCCAACCCCGTCAACGTCATGCCCGCGATCGACACCGAAGACCCCCAAGTCCAAGAATTCACCAACACCAACACCCTCAGCGAACAAGTGGATCGTGTCGCCTACGAAACCAAAATCCAACAAATTTCCACCACCGAAGCCGTCCAACTCCTCGAAGAATACCAAGCCTTTGAATTTTGCAACCTTTTAGACCTAGACCGTTGTGGAGAAGTCCCCAGCTTAGAAACTATTCTTAATACCCTCTATACCACCTGGCAAGAAACCAACAACAAAACCGCCTTAATTTATGTCGTGCAACTCCCCACCGCCCTGCAATTGGTTGCGATTACGCCCCCCACTACGCCCATAACTAACACCTCCACACTTCAGCAAAAAATCAGTTCTGTACAGTCGATTACCATCCCCGTCGAAACACGCGCACAAGTCGTGGAATTAACCCGCACCCTCCGCCGCAACATCACCAATCGCCGCCTCAGCAGCGATCAATATACCCGGCCCGCCACTGCCCTTTATGACCTGTTGATCGCCCCCTTAAAACCCATTCTTGATGATCAAGACATTGAGCATTTACTCTTTTCGTTGGATCAGGATTTACGATTGTTACCCTTGGCGGCTCTGTATGATGGTGAGGAGTTTTTAATTGAACAGTATGGGGTGGGGATTATTCCGAGTTTTGGCCTCGTAGATACAGGCTATCAAGACATTCGATCCCAGTCATTACTCGCCATGGGAGCCTCAAAATTTACTCAAAACTCTGACTTGCCAGCGGTGGATTTGGAACTGGATTTTATTACTCGTTTAGGGTGGCAGCATCAACTCTTTAAAGATGAGCAATTCACCGTGGCGAATTTCATGGCCGCGAACCAAGCGAATCAATTTGGGTTAATCCATCTCGCCACCCATGCGGAATTTAACCCCGCCAATCCTCAACCTGCTTATCTTCAATTTGCCGATCGCACGGTTAGTTTTACGGAATTGCGGGAATTGGTGCGATCGCTCGGTTGGATCGACTCGGCCTATCCGACGGTGGAACTGCTGATCCTCAGTGCCTGCGAAACGGCGGTGGGCGATCGCGCCAGTGAACTCGGTTTTGCGGGGCTGGCGGTGCAATTGGGGGTGAAGTCCGCTTTGGCCAGTCTGTGGCGGGTCAGCGACCTCGGAACCCTCGCCCTGATGAGCGAATATTATCTCCAACTCCGCCAAACCCCGATTAAATCCCAAGCCCTCCGCCAAGCCCAGATCAACCTGCTTCGCGGTCAAGTTCGCCTCACCGCCGATACCCTCATCCTGTCCAATGGGCAACGCCTCCCCCTGCCGCCCCGCCTCCAACTCGAAGCCCGCCAAGATCTCCAACATCCGATGATTTGGTCAGGGTTTCAATTGGTGGGGTATTGGAATTAG
- the thyD gene encoding thylakoid membrane protein ThyD, giving the protein MKVAITGATGFVGSRLVEKLTADQHQVVVFSRHGEQARRTFPSAAFPTVDIVEYTPKKSGAWQEQIAGCDAVVNLAGAPIAEERWTAARKHEIKTSRIEGTEKIVEAIHQADPKPPVLINASAIGYYGTSETATFTETSAPGDDFLASICQGWEAAAQQAEAAGVRTVIFRFGIVLGNGGAIAKMIPPFKLFAGGPIGTGKQWFSWIHREDVVNLILKAIQDPQMSGVYNATAPNPLRMEDFCRVLGEEMGRPSWLPVPSFVIETLLGDGAIVVLEGQQVLPKAVSDLEFTYQYPTAQTAIQDVLAA; this is encoded by the coding sequence ATGAAGGTTGCAATTACCGGAGCAACGGGATTTGTCGGTAGTCGTCTAGTCGAAAAACTAACGGCAGATCAGCATCAAGTGGTAGTGTTTTCGCGTCATGGAGAACAAGCCCGGCGAACATTTCCCAGTGCGGCATTTCCGACGGTGGACATTGTGGAATATACGCCGAAAAAATCGGGAGCCTGGCAAGAACAGATCGCGGGTTGTGATGCGGTGGTGAATTTGGCCGGTGCGCCGATCGCAGAGGAACGCTGGACCGCAGCCCGCAAGCATGAGATTAAGACGAGCCGGATTGAAGGGACGGAAAAGATTGTCGAGGCGATTCACCAAGCCGACCCCAAGCCGCCCGTTTTGATCAATGCGTCGGCGATTGGCTATTACGGCACGAGTGAGACGGCGACGTTTACCGAAACCAGCGCACCGGGGGATGATTTTCTCGCGTCGATTTGCCAAGGCTGGGAGGCGGCGGCCCAGCAGGCAGAGGCGGCCGGGGTGCGCACGGTGATTTTTCGGTTTGGGATTGTGTTGGGAAATGGGGGGGCGATCGCCAAAATGATTCCTCCGTTTAAACTCTTTGCCGGTGGGCCGATTGGGACGGGGAAACAGTGGTTTTCCTGGATTCACCGTGAAGATGTGGTGAATTTAATCCTCAAGGCCATCCAAGACCCGCAGATGAGCGGGGTTTACAATGCCACGGCTCCGAATCCGCTACGCATGGAAGACTTTTGCCGGGTGCTCGGTGAGGAAATGGGGCGGCCGTCGTGGTTGCCCGTACCGAGTTTTGTGATTGAAACCCTACTCGGTGATGGTGCGATCGTGGTGCTCGAAGGGCAGCAGGTGTTACCTAAGGCCGTGAGTGACTTAGAGTTTACCTACCAATACCCCACCGCCCAAACCGCAATTCAAGACGTGCTCGCGGCGTGA
- the psb28 gene encoding photosystem II reaction center protein Psb28, producing the protein MATVEPRIEFFEGIPETLTNIRLRQGKTSGIRNILLEFETLQAVDLFNSFTKRFTGTVHLIDEEGEINATPSSFRFRVSPDEEDDILGADCQIDIESPQDWDRVMRFLERYAEANGMGYEDR; encoded by the coding sequence ATGGCCACAGTGGAACCTCGCATTGAGTTCTTTGAAGGGATACCTGAAACACTCACAAACATTCGACTACGGCAAGGTAAAACATCAGGAATTCGGAATATTTTATTAGAATTTGAAACCCTCCAAGCCGTTGATCTCTTTAACAGTTTTACGAAACGATTTACCGGCACAGTTCACCTAATTGATGAAGAAGGGGAAATCAATGCAACCCCCTCCTCCTTTCGCTTTCGCGTTAGCCCCGATGAAGAAGATGACATTCTAGGTGCAGACTGTCAAATTGATATCGAATCGCCTCAAGACTGGGATCGGGTGATGCGATTTCTAGAGCGATATGCAGAAGCGAACGGAATGGGATATGAAGATCGATAA
- a CDS encoding cytochrome b6-f complex subunit PetM, producing MNAHDLMINAAVLSFTLILVGLGLGFFLLKLQGGEAE from the coding sequence ATGAACGCTCACGATCTCATGATTAACGCCGCTGTGTTGTCTTTCACCCTCATCTTAGTGGGGTTAGGACTAGGCTTTTTCCTTTTAAAACTCCAAGGCGGCGAAGCCGAATAA
- the pdxA gene encoding 4-hydroxythreonine-4-phosphate dehydrogenase PdxA — MKRSQLIIPVGDPAGIGPEVVLKALADPAIASRCGVTLVGTRSHLEATYHALKQADLADPAQFPVIDLPLDSAAIAGEGSATTGAASFAYLDRAITEAIAGQYAGIVTAPIAKHLWQAAGHDFPGQTEVLAMRAGVERFGMAFVARSPYTGWPLITLLATTHIPLRTVPDALTPDLMGRKLDLLLDCLSRDFGIPAPTVAIAGLNPHSGEAGKLGTEEQDWLISWLERERRDRPTVKLIGPVPPDTLWVKPGQAWFRNAQTPGLADAYLALYHDQGLIPVKLMGFDQAINTTIGLPFIRTSPDHGTAFDIAGQGVANPASMKAAILLAAELAERRQGR; from the coding sequence ATGAAACGATCGCAGCTAATCATTCCAGTGGGAGATCCGGCGGGGATTGGCCCGGAAGTAGTCTTGAAAGCCTTGGCCGATCCGGCGATCGCGTCTCGGTGCGGGGTGACGTTGGTGGGGACGCGATCGCACCTCGAAGCGACCTATCACGCCCTGAAACAGGCCGATCTTGCTGATCCGGCTCAGTTTCCTGTGATTGATTTGCCCCTAGACAGTGCCGCGATCGCAGGGGAGGGCAGTGCTACAACGGGGGCGGCGAGTTTTGCCTATCTTGACCGGGCGATTACGGAAGCGATCGCCGGGCAGTACGCGGGCATCGTTACTGCCCCGATCGCGAAACATCTGTGGCAGGCGGCGGGGCATGATTTCCCCGGCCAAACGGAGGTTTTGGCGATGCGGGCGGGGGTGGAGCGGTTCGGGATGGCGTTTGTGGCGCGATCGCCCTACACCGGTTGGCCATTGATCACCCTGTTGGCCACCACCCATATCCCCCTCCGCACCGTTCCCGATGCGCTCACCCCGGATCTGATGGGGCGTAAACTGGATTTGCTCCTGGATTGTTTAAGCCGCGATTTTGGCATCCCTGCGCCGACCGTTGCGATCGCGGGACTCAACCCCCACAGCGGCGAAGCGGGTAAACTCGGCACGGAAGAACAGGACTGGCTCATCTCCTGGCTGGAGCGAGAACGGCGCGATCGCCCCACGGTCAAGCTCATCGGCCCCGTTCCCCCCGATACCCTCTGGGTCAAACCCGGTCAAGCCTGGTTTCGCAATGCCCAAACCCCCGGCCTCGCCGATGCCTATCTCGCCCTCTACCATGATCAAGGCTTAATTCCGGTGAAATTAATGGGCTTCGACCAAGCGATCAACACCACCATCGGCCTCCCCTTTATCCGCACCTCTCCTGACCACGGCACAGCGTTTGATATTGCCGGGCAGGGGGTGGCCAATCCCGCCAGCATGAAAGCCGCGATTCTCCTCGCGGCGGAACTGGCCGAACGTCGTCAGGGGCGATAG
- a CDS encoding glycerate kinase → MLQADEVQRYLTTAQAQADPAGAFTIAPLTAEFEARSHHFCTLFPALLPDCHALGLTDRDRIAADLWNLWLPLAQTLIRDRETLGRPVVQGMLGGQGTGKTTLARILGLILDSFDCRSVQFSLDDLYKSYLERQQLQQADPRLIWRGPPGTHDVAIGIDLLDTLRQAHRRLPVLVPRFDKSAVGGLGDKAAPEVIDGVDVVIFEGWCVGVRPVDPRVFDDPPEPIVTERDRTFARDMNDRLLDYVPLWHRLDRLLILHPVDYRLSQQWRKEAEHQMIAQGKPGMSDADIEQFVAYFWQALHPDLFITPLTRNPLFTDLVVEIERDRTLGRIYRP, encoded by the coding sequence ATGCTTCAGGCGGATGAGGTGCAACGCTACCTAACCACGGCACAGGCCCAGGCTGATCCAGCGGGGGCGTTTACGATCGCACCCCTGACGGCGGAATTTGAGGCGCGATCGCACCACTTTTGCACCCTATTTCCGGCTCTCCTGCCGGACTGCCACGCCCTCGGCCTCACCGATCGCGATCGCATTGCCGCCGATTTGTGGAATCTCTGGCTACCTCTGGCGCAAACCTTGATTCGCGATCGCGAAACCCTGGGCCGTCCCGTCGTGCAAGGGATGCTCGGCGGTCAAGGCACGGGCAAAACCACCCTCGCCCGCATTCTTGGCCTGATTTTGGACTCGTTCGATTGCCGTTCGGTGCAGTTCTCCCTTGATGACCTCTACAAGTCCTACCTTGAACGCCAACAACTCCAGCAAGCCGATCCGCGCTTAATTTGGCGGGGGCCACCGGGAACCCATGATGTGGCGATCGGGATTGACTTGCTCGATACACTGCGCCAAGCTCACCGCCGTCTGCCGGTGTTGGTGCCGCGCTTTGATAAATCCGCCGTCGGGGGGTTGGGGGATAAGGCCGCGCCGGAGGTGATCGATGGGGTAGATGTGGTGATTTTTGAGGGGTGGTGTGTGGGGGTGCGACCGGTTGATCCGAGGGTGTTTGATGATCCGCCGGAGCCGATTGTGACGGAGCGCGATCGCACCTTTGCCCGTGACATGAACGATCGCCTCCTCGACTATGTGCCCCTCTGGCATCGCTTGGATCGCCTCCTCATCCTCCATCCCGTGGATTATCGATTGAGCCAACAATGGCGCAAAGAGGCCGAACACCAGATGATCGCCCAGGGTAAACCCGGCATGAGTGACGCGGACATTGAGCAATTTGTCGCCTACTTTTGGCAAGCCCTCCACCCGGACCTGTTCATCACACCCCTAACAAGAAATCCCCTCTTCACGGATCTGGTGGTGGAAATTGAGCGCGATCGCACCCTCGGCCGCATCTATCGCCCCTGA